The DNA segment tcacCTGACTCCCtcagtgttattgcaaatgcaattggaaggattctcccaccgccatcctgTGCCATAGTTAGTAATAGTCGAtaggtatatctaccatacataaaggtaccgtcaatttgtaccaatggcttgtagTACACaaatgcgtctcggcattgcttaaagctTCAGAACAGAtgcttgaacacttggcatccacggagcAAGCAGTTGTTGTAGTATACTAGGGCTATTTCAAGTtctgttatgcaacctgggacgtacctctctagcacctgacactaCTATCACACCTCATTATATAAAgcatcccacccactatgcatcttttcCAACGCCTTCTACTTAGCTATCCAGCCTTACGGTAAAAGGGCGTATACCTtaattggctacgaatattggcaattaaggcCGATACAGAAGCCTTGGGATCTGCTTTCACTAtcggtagtattaagctagctatcatatctgaatccatcttgggatgatcttgtgaaacacttGTCAACGAAGTATATTAAATAATACAACATTAAgtaataacaatattattcaaAAGCCCTAAACACCCAGTGATATTGTACCGGCAACAcaggtatgtggacctttgtacttatTTTTTCTCCTACAAGCCTGTCTTTTTCCTAACCGAAGCCGTAATTTTTCATGAACATGTACCATCTTATACTGCACACTTGGCCTCAAAATtctcagatttggatttaaccgcGTGGTAGTTAATGCCGTTTATAATGCTATATTAtttcaatgcaccaagaaaactattCTTACTGGAAAACTCCATATCAACTTCTAATTCACCCTAATCCAACGACAAATTTGTACGATCATgccttctgtgtggtagatctggaaactccaacgTATCATCTGtcgatagatcgacattatgcatgtgggctggaagCGAGTAAGCCCTAAATTGcagatcttcttcttcatcatctaaACCCTATTCACTGTCTTCAGGTTCAGTTGGAACAGACTTCGgttcaaaaaataatacaaaCTTCTGCACTATCACggccgggctctcgaggtggatccacatcagaCTCATCATTCAACCTACCATCATCTACAACATACTAGGTCCCCTCGCCGGTGgatgtcgtagggagtacatcatcccttcttgtggACGTTTTGTAATGTCCCCAATCAGGTGTGGATTGCTAAcaactagaagttgatgtcattccccagtacgtatttccagcattgAACATCGACCCACtgaggtgcatgtcccatccactaactAAGTGTCGTGCAGGAGTTATGTATTTCATACTGCCACCAAACACCGGTGCTTTCGTGTTCTACCTCCCACTGACTGAGTGTCGGGTAGGGGTCGTGTATTCTTCTCAAATAGTAGTAGATGTTGAAGTCGCAAATACTtcatttggcgatgaaaattatatatataactcaagataggtgATCCATTAGCGAGATGAGTCTGTACCATCGCCTCCAAGCTACGACCCTCTTTGATATCAAATAAGTCATATATGTCACGGGATCAACCAAAGcacaaaattgatacttaatagaTGAAACTCTCATTGGCATCATTCTAAAGATTTTGTGCTTAagtcttttacgaagttctgtcaaatctatgttctagttaaaaaccagtcgcattgtgttctccgataaaaaaataACGTCATTCTCGGTGTCACAGACCTCACCATCATAgcaaataacaacactaatacgttcactcatcttcaatttctattttccttagcctctctaatttttcttgTTGTAACTTCTGCAACAtgagaatgaaatttggctcatttatagcctaaAGCCAatcaggaactactgtagaaaaagagcgtcgacgtgggagcttttttcagtaattttgctgacagtgcatcctactTGAAGCATTTTTTACACTATTTTTCAGAAccttcttctcaaaattattttttcaggaactaaTGTAGAAAAAAAGCGTCCACATTGGAgcttttttcataaattttgctgacagtgcatcttgcttgaagcgtttttgacattatttttcagaaccgtcttctcaaaattattttttcaggaactattgtaaaaaaagagcgtccacgtgggagctttttttagtaattttgttgacagtgcatcctgctcgAAGCATCTTTTACACTATTTTTCAaaaccgtcttctcaaaattatttttttaggaactactctaaaaaaagagcgtccacgtggaagcttttttcagtaattttgctgacactgcatcctgcttgaagcgtttttgataCTATTTTTTCAGAACtgtcttctcaaaattaatttttctgaaactattgtaacaaaaaaaaacaaaatccttcttgtcaatatattttttctaaaccctaaacctaaatccttttacaaaaaccctaaaagctaaacacaaaaattatttaaaaaaaactaaaccctaatttaattaattttcttaaaaactctaaatcctaatttaatttatttatttaaaacccctaaaacctaatttaattatttttttaaaaaaattctaaaccttaatttattttttaaaattcttaaaccctaaataaaaaaccctaaattattttaacaaaacactAACACTacaaccctaaaaccctaaacccaaaaaccCTAGGCACTAAACATGCAAATAGCCCTAGCCCTAGAAAAACACGGGCTAAAATGCGTCATTGAAGGAgcgattttgccatgtcagcaaagcgcATCCATGTCAACGCATTTTGTGCTGACATGACAAAACCGCTCCCTCAAGGATGCGTTTTGCTGGAAATTTCCCCTAAAATACTCTTATGTGGACATGTTTTGGTGTTTTCGGCCCATTcagataaataatgaaaaaagtgGCTCATTTCCATAAATAAAGTTGAAAATGAGCCTTTATTGATAAAATAGTctaaaaatattcataaatttaacatcatatacaAGTATATTTGAAAAGCTAAAATAATTGAATCTAGAtgtaattttttgtaattaattaaatacgtaattactttaattttcatCTTCTTTCTAACAATTAAAAAACGTAATTAAAGTATTCCAATTATACTATATTCAATAAAATACAGTAATTACCATAATTACCCCATAcaccatgtatatatatataaaagcaacTACGATCAAATTTCAAAATCAGCCTCAATTAGCCGGTGCCTTTTTATGCAGGAAGAAAATAGCTTATCTGTGAGTCGAGCTATACGGTATAATGATGAACTGAGATGAGAACAACACTTAGCAGCGTATATTCTATCATGTGATTCGAGGGATTAATGCATAATTTGCTGCGTATGTTTTGGGGGGACTCCATTCTTATCTACTTTTCCGGGTTTTGGAGGGAAATGCTAGACCAGACTGACTAGCACTATAGCGTCCAATTTATGGCCAGAGATGAGTTCACACCCTTATCAAAATCCCAACATCTGCAATCATTTCTCTTATTTCCAAATTATAACATCTTTTCTatcaaaaaacaaaaaggaaaaatgaaaggaaaaatataGAAACCCAGTGTAGTACTTTTTAACTTTGTAATTATTAAAAACCATGCCCACTGGTTAAACtactaatatttaataattttggtaatttgatgGCCAAGCAGGGTACGCTAGCACCAAATAAGGAAAAGGGGTGTTGCACATTTTATCAATCAGTAGGATCGAGAGTAATCGTCCCATTGAAAGGAAAAAAGGCAAAGCTATTCATAGTACACCAACAACGAACCGGTGGTTTTAGGTAAGAtacaaagaaaaaggaaagtgGAGACAGACCTTACCATTGTAATTTCTATAATGCCAGCTCAAATTAGCATTAAGAAAAAAGCTTATGGCTCTTCAGCACGTCCTGGCTCGCAAAGTTGGTTCTTGGTTCGCCTCGTCCCAGACAGTTACTCAATTTCACAGCTAAGCCAAAATCTTCTATGTTTTCAGTGCATGAATCTCAATACCCAGTAGCACACGACTTGACCTTGGAGAGCACTAGGACGACACAGAACAGCTATGAAACCAAATCAATCAAACGACTccaactaaaataataacaatgttGCAAGCATGTAATGTTTCGACATCAATTGGTCACCAACATGAACTTAACATAGTAGAAACATCAGTCAAGATCCAACTGACCCTCCTCCCAAGGAACCAAACCCCCTATACATAATTTCTAGTACAGAGCAAACCTTTGGAGCATTTAAAAGGATTCCCTAAAGTAGAGACTGTTATAACCACTCactacaattttttttccatgTTGTGACACCTATATCAAAGTTGAAGCAGTGGCAACGCCATTACAATACCAAAGATGGAAACAAGCAACAACATCATCCACGTCGGGAAAGACTGTTTCTGGTTTCTTCGTGTATTCCTGAGGGTATCTACTTTTTTAACATCTTTCCCTGAAGAGTTAACAACTTTTTCAGTCTCGGGTTTAGAATTTTCTCCTTGAGGTGATTCTGGTGATAAATGCTCTGACACAAGCTGCTGCTGCTTGTTGTGCTTATCCACATACTCCGGAAACAGTTTTCTGAATGTGGGGCTGCCAAAACAGACCTAAGATGTAATTCTCAATATGGAAAGCAATGTGCACAAACAGTTTAGAAAACAAAACCAAGGCAAAATTTTCCTGATAGTAACTGCGCAGACACcgttcaaaaaataaattgaaaataaaaagggagGTACAATGGAAAATGTGCAAAGATTTAGACTGAAGCAAACTACTCAAAGCAACTTATTACTGTTAACATCATGTACAACCGTGTAAAGTTTATTTTTTtgcaaataacaataataatccaGCTGACAGAAATACATTTAGCTTCCGAAAGACTGCCAAAGCATATTCACAGCGGCAGACAATGGATGAAACTAAATTGGAGACccttatatcataaataaataaataaacagaaaaatgaaaaaaaaccaaTGCAGGTGAATCAGTAGACTCACTTTTTACAATTAAATGCAAGGGATGCCTTTGCCAAGCGTAGCTTTTCAGAAACAGTAGTGTTCACACTGCCAGTGGTAGGACTATTATCCATCTGCACAAGAAATAAAGCAGCTCAGCATAAGGACATCCCCAATGTAAGCAAGAAGTATCCACAACCTAACTgcaatctaaattatttaaatgacaAGAAAGACACCAAGTCTCACCATGAAAGAGAGAAGCCCGGTAAGTATGCTGCAATATTAAAGAAAAAGATTTTTAGCAACAAGAGCTAAAGATGCAAATACAAGCTATAGCAACTGTAACACAGTCAACAGCACCCTGTGACAGTTACATGTTTGAACATATGATGCAACAACAAAAGGAACTGGCAATTAGAATGTAATCTTCATACCTAGATACAGACCACATAGGGTTCCAACTTTCTGGATGAACTGAAAAAGAACATGACCAAGATTAAAATGAAAGCAGCTGTTAGAGATGCAGATAAAACAGGAATctaattcattaaaaaatattacaatCACTCATGGACAAGCATATTTTCTTCTGTGTCATAAACCGTCCATTGGGGGTGATCATCCTACATAGAAGAAAAATGCAGTTCAAGGTTTCAAAGAGCTTTGTGTTttctatcataaattttaaaagggtTAAAACAGTAAGAAAGTGCATACCTGATTCCAGGAGGTTTGTAGGGATACTCTGGAGGGAACTTGATCTTTCCATAATAATACCCACCTTAGCAAaccaaattgaatgaataaataaatgtcAGTTAGCTTCTTCCAGAGTGCACAATGATCCAGAGAAAATCAACCACAAACATCATGGAGTAAACTAGCTAACCTGCAAAAGGCGTTCCTTCACTCCCTTCCAGCACATAATCTGAATGAGCGAAGCAGAAAAATTAAATCAATGTCCATAAAAACCACTGCATCAGTTATATAACTTAGACAAGAAAATCATAGCAATTCAATCAAATACTTAACCCAGTGCTGGAACCTCATTCAATGAAAAAAGACTAGGGTACTTGGATAACAGGTCAAACAGAAGTAATATCCGGGAAACAAGTCAATTTTATAATGCAACTGCACGAGTAGAGGAACAATATGCCATTCCTGAGTGATACAATATCCATACTTATTACTTGCAACAGTGAAGAAATCAACTAACCAAATTGAGGATAGACGACAACTTCCTTCAGAACAATATCTTGGAAGGTATAATTGGATAAAGATTACGAGACAATAGAGATTGAACTTAGTTTTTGTACAATTATACCAGAAGTCTGCTATAGGTTCAATTTCCACATTCAATCACAAATTTACAGTCCACAACTTAGCTAGCATGAAGCATATTGCAAACCAACTACCATCCCCACACATAATTAACCAACAGTCAAGCCATGAATCATTTCTCAACAGCATTGGGAAACAGGAAAACACATTTTCCCGCTTTTACATAAGATGTTTTCATGTGATTGTTACAGAGTCTTATccaaagaaagaagatgaaaaaaaagatTTAATAAACTTACGCCACTCAAGAATGTCATTTGGGGATGGACGAGCAACAACATGAGAAACTGGTTCCTACAAGGTCATAGAATAACtgttaaaaattatcaaaaaatagtATTAAGCTATAATAATACCAACAACTTCTTATTCTAGCATCaattttctaatattttcaatttattagtgAAATGAGTGAAAAGATATCCAAAAAATTATTTGTCAATGGTTATGTAAGTTTAACAGAATGCTGAATTGTAGACTGATAAACTACTAAAACAGACAATAATTCCCAATCTGTCCACTCTTGATGCAAGTCATACACACGGTACCATAGGCATAAAATTTTCCTTGAATCAAAAGAAGAGTTATAAACCACACAGAtacataaatactaaaaaattacaTTGAAATGACAGGATAACTAGATAATATTAATGAATAAAGAACAGGTAAGCATATCCATCACCAATTCATATAAAAAGCATGAGTAACAATAAAAGGAACTGGATGAAATGAAAGGATAAAACCATACCTTACAAAGTGCTCTATATTCTTTCTGAAGGCGCTTAACACACGATTTCTCCGCCATTCCTCTGAAACCTAAAAGTGGTCTGGGCCACAAGAAAATAAAACCCCACCCCCTGTTtcgtttcttcaactttcaaattataattattcactgacccaagaaaaaaatagaaagagtAAAATAAGAACAAACAGTTAAATGGAAGACAGCAATACGATAAATTCCACAAACATTTGCCTAAAATCCTCTACCTAAAGATCCATATAAGCAGGCAAATTAGCTAATTTATCGACTAATCAAAGGCCTAAAAACTCCAACAATAAATTTACGTACTCGTAACCAAGAATCATGAGAATAACTCAACAAAAGTAACATCCTTTTTTCTTAGATTACTTTAGTTAACAGctagtttaataataaaacaaagattACCTTAAGGAGTTGCCAAAATCATTGCAAaacaattaacaaataaattgctAAATCTGTTTTAGACTGATatagattgaattataaaatttgatgatcaattaattaaatttaaactcaACGTCTTATCAAGGAATcacccttttaaaaaaaatgaaaatggagatcGGACTTTTATTACTGAAATTCAAAGACGATAAGTTCAAAAATATCCCAAAATCGAGGGGGGAAAAAAACTAAAGagaaaattgaatttgaaaaagagagagaaattacCTGGGGATCGAGGCAGATAAAAGAAGCTGAAACTATAACTAAAAGAAAGACGAAAGAGAGGAAAGGAAAGATCTAACGGAGAGCGAAAGCGAGAGAGGAGGATTCTTTTGACGCTGGGGATTTGTTTGTTACGCTTTATGTGATAGTACTGTAGCGTACTACTAATGCTGCCGCTGCTCCTTCCTTTCCTTCCCTTTCTCCAGTTATCGTCTCTCCTTCGAGATCGACTTGCCGGAGGATTTTGCTTTTGCTGCTTTCTTGAAATGACATTATCAGCCTTCttcaaatcatttcattttcTAGTATGTGGAAATAATtaatggttaatttggtaataTCAGATGCTTGTTTCCTTTTTGAATAACATTTGTTTTAGCACGGATTGGAAATGCAGTTTGACAACTGTATTTTATATtgccaaaaaagaaaaactaaatttagaattttcaaaaaaataaaaaaataaaaccaaaacagaAGTACTTAAAAAAACCTTAATTGAAAATTACAATTAATTGAGTCAAAATTAGACATGAATTCAGcaattgaaatataatttttcgTTGTGACAGGTGATATGTGAAAATTGCTGATTTGACGTAGAAAAATGTTAATAATGagtttagtttttaattatttttatagaatttaattgagtttttaattatttaagcttaaaaattgtaaaatactaTAATAAATGTAGAAATTTATAAAACCTACAAGAAAATAAaaggtaaatgatatcttctcatcgacattacatgataaatataaaaataacgtAATCACGAGTTATTTGTCTAGAACGAATGATTTAATTACTTTATGTTATGATTAACTTTTTCATGAAGAAAAATATAATgtttatcatgagataaaataaattatattgggagaatgaattttATCCCAAAAAGATCAATGATGTCATATGTAGTTAACACAtatatgataaggtcattggacaagtAGTTGataagtagctttcgtaatggtatataatatggAGAGCTCGATCATAATATTTTAGTGGAATGACTCTATGActaaataatgttataatcaaTAGAAAATGGCttgaaacttaattacaaattatttgtactctaattatatatatgtttaatcgATCCCTCTACTAGTTCGATATAACCTTGATGGTTTGCATTTGGATCGATGAGATGaactgtaacacccttcaccATCCCATCAAATAGTATGAATGGGAGTTGCTATCGAAAACTTTCTTAccttgtttgaaaattttcttttaataaaacaacATTAGGAATGTTATAAAAAAGCCAATTTTACCAATAAAGGCCCATTTCCAGCTCTATTTACAGAAAAAGGACcacttttttcattatttatcggAATG comes from the Gossypium hirsutum isolate 1008001.06 chromosome A06, Gossypium_hirsutum_v2.1, whole genome shotgun sequence genome and includes:
- the LOC107961837 gene encoding ubiquitin-conjugating enzyme E2 34 isoform X1, whose protein sequence is MAEKSCVKRLQKEYRALCKEPVSHVVARPSPNDILEWHYVLEGSEGTPFAGGYYYGKIKFPPEYPYKPPGIRMITPNGRFMTQKKICLSMSDFHPESWNPMWSVSSILTGLLSFMMDNSPTTGSVNTTVSEKLRLAKASLAFNCKNPTFRKLFPEYVDKHNKQQQLVSEHLSPESPQGENSKPETEKVVNSSGKDVKKVDTLRNTRRNQKQSFPTWMMLLLVSIFGIVMALPLLQL
- the LOC107961837 gene encoding ubiquitin-conjugating enzyme E2 34 isoform X2, which gives rise to MAEKSCVKRLQKEYRALCKEPVSHVVARPSPNDILEWHYVLEGSEGTPFAVHPESWNPMWSVSSILTGLLSFMMDNSPTTGSVNTTVSEKLRLAKASLAFNCKNPTFRKLFPEYVDKHNKQQQLVSEHLSPESPQGENSKPETEKVVNSSGKDVKKVDTLRNTRRNQKQSFPTWMMLLLVSIFGIVMALPLLQL